The segment ACACGGAGTCCATATCGATCTGAAATTTCCTGAACTTCTTTCTCCGCTTTTCTTTGATCAATCAGTCCGTTTTTTTTCGGTTCCATTCCCAAAATAATATTTTCTGTAACAGTAAAGGGATCCACCAACATAAAGTGCTGGTGCACCATCCCGATTCCCAGCTCCCCTGCCATCGTGGGGCCTGTAATCTGTTCTTTTTTTCCTTTGATCCAGATTTCTCCCTCTTCGGGTTGGTACAAACCGAATAGGATATTCATCAGGGTGGATTTGCCGGCTCCGTTTTCCCCCAGCAAAGCATGAATCTCACCTTTTTTCACGGTCAGGTTGATCCCGTCATTCGCCACAATACCCGGAAATCGTTTGGTTATTCCTTTCATTTCAACGACATTCATGGGGCTCCCCCTTTCAAACGGAAAATCTCCGCAAAGAAGGCTAGCGCCGGCTAGCCTCCTCTGTTATCATCCATTTGATACCTATTTTTTCATGAAATCCTTCAGCTCATCCGTGGTGGAAGGAACCTCGATTTTTCCTTCGGAAATCTCTTTCTTATATCGATCCACTTCTTTTAACACATCTTTAGGGACATGTTTATCGCTGGTATCAGCAATATCCACACCTTCTTCTTTCAGTCCGATCTCTACTTCTTTACCGCCGTTAAATTTATTATTTTCCTTCAGATCCTTAATAATATCAAATACGGCTGTGTCAACCCGTTTTATCATGGAAGTCAGGGTATGATCCGGAGCCAGAGAAGATTGGTCCATATCCACACCGATCGCCCAATACTTTCCTTTTTCCCGGGATTTCACTTCATCGAAGAGACCTTTACCGACACCCCCGGCAGCATGATAAATGATATCTGCACCGTCATTGTACATATTGTTGGCAAGAGAACGGCCTTTCGCCACATCCGTAAAGCTTTCCGCATAAGCTACTTTTACCTCTGCATCGGGATTGGATGCATGAACGCCAGCCCGGAAACCGGCTTCAAATTTTTTGATCAAGGGAGAGGTAATTCCACCAATATAACCAACTTTATTGGTTTTCGTCATCTTTCCAGCGATAACACCCATCAGAAAAGAACCTTCATGCTCTTTAAAGGTAACCGCCACCACATTGTCCGGAATTTTACCGCCAAGATTGCTGTCCACAATTCCAAACTTACTATCAGGAAATTGATCGGCTACTTCAGGAATTGATTTTTCAAATTTAAACCCAATTCCCCAAATGATATCCCGTTTTTCCCGGGCAAACTTAGTAAGGTTGGGAACATAATCTTCATCTCGTTTGGATTCCAGGTAGGCCGTATTGACTCCCAGTTTCTTTTTGGCATCTTCTAAACCGGCCCAGGCAGTCTGATTGAAGGATTCGTCATTAAGCCCCCCTGTATCTGTTACCAGAGCTGTCTTAAACTCACCTTCTTTACCACCCTTCTGGTCCCCGGCACCACCACAGGCAGTCACCAAAACCATGAGCGCACTTAACATCAATATCAAAGCCCGCTTGTTCATTTTTAAATCCCCCCTAGAGATTATGTAGGAACAAAAGACCGACGAGATACGGAGGCTTCTTTACGGTGAGCCAATCAATCCTGCAGTCCAACAATCTTCAGCTGTGTGTGACCACTCCGAGTTCTCATTTCATCGAGCCGACTCCTGCCACACCCTCCAAAAGGTCAGTTCCTGCTCTGCGAGTTTTAAACGGTCGGACTGTCTGCAGAGGTTCCCCCCTCGTCCAACCCTCATCTCTTATTTCCCGAAGACAGCCCAATGCAGATGTACAAACGTCGCCATATCGACAACCAACCTGAAAAAGGCAACTCTTTGCCTTTCCCTGCACCTGGATTTGAATTCAGTTTTTCTCCAAACACAGCGCTGAACTTAGATCTCTCGTTTGACTCAACCAGTTCGTTGCTCCTATTTTGTTATACCATGGTTGTATTGTTTTTGCTACTATTTTATAAGATAGGTTCCCTTTATAACGATATATTATGCTGTTTGGAAAGTTGTTCCGGAGCCATCAGCACTTCCCGGGGTTTACTTCCTTCATAGGGCCCCACAATTCCTCTTTGCTCCATATAATCAATCAAACGAGCTGCCCGGGTATAACCAATCCGCAACCGGCGCTGAAGAAGAGAAACCGAAGCTGTTTTCGCTTCCACCACCAGCTCCACCGCTTGTGGAAACAATTCATCCTCCACTTTTTCTCTGGATTCTTCTTGAACCTCCTCCGGTATCATATCATCATGATAACGAACCTCTTGTTGGTTTTTGACAAAACGGACTACGGATTCCACTTCTCTGTCGGATAAAAACGATCCTTGGATGCGAATTGGTTTGGATGCTCCAACAGGAAGGTACAGCATATCCCCCCGACCCAACAATTTTTCCGCCCCTCCCATATCCAATATGGTTCTTGAATCTGCCTGGGAAGATACGCCAAAGGCAATCCGGGAAGGTATATTCGCTTTGATCACTCCTGTAATGACATCCACAGAGGGACGTTGTGTCGCAATAATTAAATGGATACCTGCAGCTCGGGCCATTTGTGCCAGTCGACAGATGGCATCCTCTACCTCCCCTGGAGCCACCATCATCAAATCCGCCAGTTCGTCTACAATGACAACAATATAAGGAAGGACACCCTTTTCTTTTTCCTGCTGTTTGAGTATTTGGTTATAGCGTTGGATATCTCTGGCCCCGGATTTGGCAAATAGCTCATACCGTTTTTCCATTTCTGCCACCACTTTTTTTAGTGCAATCGCTGCCCTCCGGGAGTCTGTCACCACAGGTGTGAGTAGATGTGGAATCCCATTGTAGATATTGAGTTCCACCATCTTTGGATCAATCATCATAAATTTCACTTCACTGGGCTTGGCCTTATACAGCATACTGCAAATAATATCGTTAATACAGACACTCTTTCCTGCACCTGTTGCACCTGCCACCAGCAAATGGGGCATTTTCGACAGGTCCCCGACAATGGGTTCACCTGAGATATCCCGACCCAGACCAATGGATAATTTGGAATCAGATTCATGATATTGGGGGCTTTCCAGTACATCCCGAAGCCTTACAATGGAGACCTCCGGATTGGGCACTTCAATTCCCACTGCAGACTTCCCGGGAATGGGAGCCTCTATTCGAATGTCTTTGGCAGCCAGGGCTAGGGCGATATCGTCACTTAAGTTGACAATCCGACTCACCTTTACACCCGTAGACGGCTGTACCTCATATCGGGTAACTGCAGGGCCACGGTGAATTTGGGTCACCTTTGCCTTAACCCCGAAGCTATCCAGTGTATTTTCCAACTTTTTGGCATTATCAGTCATCCCCTGACGTTCGCGGGTATGACCTCTTTTTTTAGGCTTGTCCAATAAACTGAAAGGAGGCAATTTATATTCCGGCAATTCTTTTTCTGTTTCAAACTGTACCACAATCCCCTGTGACGCTTTTTCCTCTTGAATCGGTTCCGGTTCCGTTTTCCTTTTCCGCTCTTCTTTCTGTGGAGGAAACAATTCCGGCTGTTCTGTTTCTTCTGTTTGGACTTCCTGTTGTTTCTCTGAAAAGTCATGGATAACGGGAATATCTGAAGTTTCCATGGTCTGTGTTCCCCGTTGTTTCTTCTCACCTTCATGGATGGTTGAAGATGTGGCGCTTTTTTTCATTCGGGCCAGGCTTTGCAGTACATACACCTTCCATCTCCGGAACCAACTGCGCCACAATTGCCGGAGTGATTGAAGAAGATTGACATAAGAATACCCCGTAACCAACATGATGCCCACCAAAGATAAAACAAAAACAGCAATTCGAGAGCCGGTCTGATCAAACAGATACTGAAACAGGGCAAATCCCAGGGCACCCATCATGCCTCCTCCGATGTCCGTTGGCAACCGGGATGTCTGCTCTGCCATCAACATTTTCCAGGTCGTGGTAATTACCGGCCCTTCTCTCCCCTGAAGTTTAAGCGTATCAAATGTCTCGATATGGATATAAATCAAAAAAGCCGCAACAATCAACATCACTCCGGTCCAACGCGGTGACCAATGGTCCGGCCAGTGACGCTTCACCATGATGTAAACAGCAAGGGTCAAACCGCCTAAGGGAAGTAAAAAGTCCCAATTACCGACCAAAAAGCGGGAAAGGTACGTTAAAGACCGACCTACTGCCCCCAGTTGGGCCATGGTTATCAATGACAAGGAAAAAATAACAATCCCATACAACTCAAATAACAAAGCTTTGGACAATCCCTCCTTGCTGCTTTGTTGTTTTCGTTTTTTTCTTTTCTTTGTCATATACAATCACCCTTTGCTTTCACAAATAGGTCCTTTTTCCTTATTATAACACGCAAAGACCCTCCAATATGAGTTTGGAGGGTAATAAACGAAACAAGTCTGTCAAAAAGTCTAATACACCAAAAAAAGCAACGCAAAAAGTAAACATACTGTTTTGGAGAAAATGATCCCGGCATAATGGACTACTCTACTCATCAGCCGGTAATTTTATGGTATTTCCAGGCTGAAAACGAGGATCCAGATAGTGTTGGGGGTCAGGAGAAAGAAGTCGGACAATCTGGGCATTGGAGCCTGAGCCCATCTGTACGATCATGGAAATTCCCTCAAACTCAACTTCCCGTAGCTTTGATTGTTCAGGTTCTTGAAGAGCCACTTCCGCAGGAATCACAGAGTAGTAAATCACTGTACGATCCCTCCTTGCCGATTTTGGTCAATTCGACGGTTCAACTCCCTCAGTGCAACCCCCAATCCACCTACCTGATCAATCAATCCGTACTTTACCGCATCTTTTCCAATAACATTGGTTCCAATATCCCGGGCCAACTCACCAGTCCGAAACATCAACTCCCGAAATTGTTCATCGGTAATATTGGAGTGGTTCGCCACAAACCGGATAACCCGCTCCTGCATCTTTTCCATATACTCAAAGGTTTGCGGAACTCCAACCACCAGTCCCGTTAAACGCACCGGGTGAATCGTCATTGTCGCTGTCTCTGCGATGAAAGAGGCATCTGCAGAGACAGCAATGGGAACTCCTATACTGTGTCCGCCGCCCAATACCAAAGAAACAGTGGGTTTGCTCATCGAGGCAATCATCTCGGCTATGGCCAAACCAGCTTCCACATCTCCCCCCACTGTATTCAGAATAACCATCACTCCTTCGATCTGGTCGTTCTGTTCAGCTGCAACAATTTGCGGGATGACATGTTCATATTTAGTTGTTTTGTTTTGGGAAGGCATAACCAAATGTCCCTCCACTTGACCGATGACTGACAAGCAGTAGATATTGGAGTCCAACTGGGGAACATTGGATTGTCCCAACTGCTGAATAGCGTCTACGATTCCTTTTTTCTTCTGTCT is part of the Kroppenstedtia pulmonis genome and harbors:
- a CDS encoding BMP family lipoprotein; its protein translation is MNKRALILMLSALMVLVTACGGAGDQKGGKEGEFKTALVTDTGGLNDESFNQTAWAGLEDAKKKLGVNTAYLESKRDEDYVPNLTKFAREKRDIIWGIGFKFEKSIPEVADQFPDSKFGIVDSNLGGKIPDNVVAVTFKEHEGSFLMGVIAGKMTKTNKVGYIGGITSPLIKKFEAGFRAGVHASNPDAEVKVAYAESFTDVAKGRSLANNMYNDGADIIYHAAGGVGKGLFDEVKSREKGKYWAIGVDMDQSSLAPDHTLTSMIKRVDTAVFDIIKDLKENNKFNGGKEVEIGLKEEGVDIADTSDKHVPKDVLKEVDRYKKEISEGKIEVPSTTDELKDFMKK
- a CDS encoding FtsK/SpoIIIE family DNA translocase, whose amino-acid sequence is MTKKRKKRKQQSSKEGLSKALLFELYGIVIFSLSLITMAQLGAVGRSLTYLSRFLVGNWDFLLPLGGLTLAVYIMVKRHWPDHWSPRWTGVMLIVAAFLIYIHIETFDTLKLQGREGPVITTTWKMLMAEQTSRLPTDIGGGMMGALGFALFQYLFDQTGSRIAVFVLSLVGIMLVTGYSYVNLLQSLRQLWRSWFRRWKVYVLQSLARMKKSATSSTIHEGEKKQRGTQTMETSDIPVIHDFSEKQQEVQTEETEQPELFPPQKEERKRKTEPEPIQEEKASQGIVVQFETEKELPEYKLPPFSLLDKPKKRGHTRERQGMTDNAKKLENTLDSFGVKAKVTQIHRGPAVTRYEVQPSTGVKVSRIVNLSDDIALALAAKDIRIEAPIPGKSAVGIEVPNPEVSIVRLRDVLESPQYHESDSKLSIGLGRDISGEPIVGDLSKMPHLLVAGATGAGKSVCINDIICSMLYKAKPSEVKFMMIDPKMVELNIYNGIPHLLTPVVTDSRRAAIALKKVVAEMEKRYELFAKSGARDIQRYNQILKQQEKEKGVLPYIVVIVDELADLMMVAPGEVEDAICRLAQMARAAGIHLIIATQRPSVDVITGVIKANIPSRIAFGVSSQADSRTILDMGGAEKLLGRGDMLYLPVGASKPIRIQGSFLSDREVESVVRFVKNQQEVRYHDDMIPEEVQEESREKVEDELFPQAVELVVEAKTASVSLLQRRLRIGYTRAARLIDYMEQRGIVGPYEGSKPREVLMAPEQLSKQHNISL
- a CDS encoding YlzJ-like family protein: MIYYSVIPAEVALQEPEQSKLREVEFEGISMIVQMGSGSNAQIVRLLSPDPQHYLDPRFQPGNTIKLPADE
- a CDS encoding ClpP family protease — its product is MKEAPDVDLNQNQDDSPEPAKEQEKERQKKKGIVDAIQQLGQSNVPQLDSNIYCLSVIGQVEGHLVMPSQNKTTKYEHVIPQIVAAEQNDQIEGVMVILNTVGGDVEAGLAIAEMIASMSKPTVSLVLGGGHSIGVPIAVSADASFIAETATMTIHPVRLTGLVVGVPQTFEYMEKMQERVIRFVANHSNITDEQFRELMFRTGELARDIGTNVIGKDAVKYGLIDQVGGLGVALRELNRRIDQNRQGGIVQ